One window of the Natronomonas marina genome contains the following:
- a CDS encoding lasso peptide biosynthesis B2 protein, whose protein sequence is MLPPLRKFASLSREERLLLCTSAVLLCACRALLAVVGLDRARRVVALLVAISPPFGGVEDPEHVAWAVACANAYLPGSGTCLSQAVVGAALLAAHGYPATVRLGVAKPGAAVEAHAWVEREGTVVVGELSDLDRYRRLSSWTVDP, encoded by the coding sequence ATGCTCCCTCCGCTCCGTAAGTTCGCGTCGCTGTCCCGCGAGGAGCGGCTCCTGCTGTGTACCTCGGCGGTGCTGCTCTGCGCCTGTCGGGCGCTGCTGGCGGTGGTGGGACTCGACCGGGCGCGGCGGGTCGTCGCCCTGCTCGTGGCGATCTCGCCGCCGTTCGGGGGAGTCGAGGACCCCGAGCACGTCGCCTGGGCAGTGGCGTGTGCGAACGCCTACCTGCCGGGCAGCGGGACCTGTCTGTCCCAGGCCGTCGTCGGCGCCGCGCTCCTGGCCGCCCACGGCTACCCCGCGACCGTCCGACTCGGCGTCGCGAAACCCGGGGCGGCGGTGGAAGCCCACGCCTGGGTAGAGCGGGAGGGGACCGTCGTCGTCGGGGAGCTGTCGGACCTCGACCGGTACCGACGGCTCTCCAGCTGGACGGTCGACCCGTAA
- a CDS encoding lasso RiPP family leader peptide-containing protein yields MKDYDPPTVETYGSVEELTRLGYDDGYGDNGGGGGAV; encoded by the coding sequence ATGAAAGACTACGACCCGCCGACGGTCGAGACGTACGGTAGCGTCGAGGAACTGACGCGGCTCGGCTACGACGACGGGTACGGCGACAACGGCGGGGGCGGCGGGGCCGTCTAG
- a CDS encoding lasso RiPP family leader peptide-containing protein, producing the protein MKDYDPPTVETYGSVEELTQQGYDDGYGDNGGGGAD; encoded by the coding sequence ATGAAAGACTACGACCCGCCGACGGTCGAGACGTACGGCAGCGTCGAGGAACTGACGCAGCAAGGCTACGACGACGGATACGGCGACAACGGTGGCGGCGGGGCCGATTAG
- a CDS encoding asparagine synthetase B family protein encodes MAEHESDLKTFAVRFPGEPFDESDEARFAADHFGTDHYEVDVELSSLEHLERLVSHLSEPPRHRQFLPMYALSRLARQQGVRVALSGGGADELFGGYSRYEVVPARRRRVSRLPGVVHDLADHAAGVVPGQHLSYLAALKDDTTALRRLNCGFNRRPKTDEFLETGTEDGKSERNDAVDTAMERAVYDDTAHRMMTYDLAYMLPDYVLHKTDHTSMAASLEARVPYLDRRVVEFAHRLPTEYKLNGTRKAVLKRATADVVPERIRSREKYGMGLPVHEWFRSENDAVARWLTESNLEETPFLDADKVLERWAEHRRKQAHHGYMLWGTLAFVAWYQTVVAPERSGSATP; translated from the coding sequence ATGGCCGAGCACGAGTCCGATCTGAAGACGTTCGCAGTGCGGTTTCCGGGCGAGCCGTTCGACGAGAGCGACGAAGCCCGGTTCGCGGCGGACCACTTCGGGACCGACCACTACGAGGTGGACGTCGAGCTGTCCTCGTTGGAACACCTCGAGCGTCTGGTCTCGCACCTGAGCGAGCCCCCCAGACACCGCCAGTTTCTCCCGATGTACGCGCTCTCGAGACTCGCGCGCCAGCAAGGTGTGCGAGTCGCCCTGTCGGGCGGCGGAGCGGACGAACTGTTCGGCGGCTACTCGCGCTACGAGGTCGTTCCCGCCCGTCGACGCCGTGTCTCGCGCCTCCCCGGGGTCGTCCACGACCTCGCCGACCACGCTGCGGGCGTCGTCCCGGGCCAGCACCTCTCCTACCTCGCCGCGCTGAAAGACGACACGACGGCCCTCCGGCGGCTCAACTGCGGGTTCAACCGCCGCCCGAAGACCGACGAGTTTCTGGAAACGGGGACGGAAGACGGGAAATCCGAACGCAACGACGCCGTCGATACCGCGATGGAACGAGCCGTGTACGACGACACCGCACACCGGATGATGACCTACGACCTCGCGTACATGCTTCCCGATTACGTGCTACACAAGACCGACCACACGAGCATGGCGGCGTCGCTGGAGGCCCGCGTTCCCTACCTCGACCGGCGAGTGGTCGAGTTCGCTCACCGGCTGCCGACCGAATACAAACTGAACGGCACCCGGAAAGCAGTACTGAAGCGAGCGACGGCCGACGTGGTCCCCGAGCGGATTCGCTCGCGGGAGAAGTACGGGATGGGTCTCCCCGTCCACGAGTGGTTCCGGTCGGAGAACGATGCCGTCGCCCGGTGGCTCACCGAGTCGAACCTCGAGGAGACGCCCTTCCTCGACGCCGACAAGGTGCTCGAACGGTGGGCCGAACACCGTCGAAAACAGGCACACCACGGCTACATGCTGTGGGGGACACTCGCCTTCGTGGCCTGGTATCAGACGGTGGTCGCTCCGGAGCGGTCGGGTAGCGCCACTCCGTGA